Sequence from the Aquimarina sp. Aq107 genome:
GGGTTGTAGCCAACACTTTTGTACTACCATATTAGTAGAAACCTCAATGGTATTAGCCAAAGATTTTTTAATTATTCCTTCACCGTAAAAAAAATCAAAATGGAAGTTTTTTCCTTCAATTTTGGTATTATAATTGATAGTGTTTAATAGTTCTTGTATGGACAAATTTGGGGGCAAAACCTATAGGCAAAAACTGTATTCCTAGCATGTCAATTTGAAGAAGAGGTTTTGTAGAATCCGTATTAATAATTTCTAAAATGATATTATATGAATTTACACAAATTACTATTTTTTTTCAGTTTAATTTTATTACCAATTACCCTTTCTGCTCAATATAATATACGAGTAGATGCATATGTAATAGATCAATTTTCTAATAAACCGATACCTTATACAAATGTAGGATTCATTGATCAAGGGGTCGGAACAGTAACCAAGAAAGATGGCTCTTTCAGTCTTTTCTATGATGAATTAAGTATTAAAAAGACGGGGATTATTAAGTTTTCTAAGATAGGATATCAAACATTAACATTATCTGCAGGTGAGTTTTATAATTTGCTTACTAAAAACAATAAAATATCCCTAAAACCAAATCCGAAGTCTTTAGAGGGGAAAGAAAAAAAGCTTTCGGGGAAATATCAAATCAACACCATAGGGTGTAATACAGATCAATTTAACCATAAATTATCATGGAATAATAATCAACCACTAGGGAGCGAAATAGCTTCTTTGATTAAGTTAGGTCAAAAAAATGTGCAAATTGATAAAGTAAGGTTTAATATTTTAAAAAACGCATCGGATAGTATTTTGGTAAGAGTTAATATTTACAATGAAAGATTAGGAAAACCAAACAAGAATGTACTGAACAAGAATATTTATCACACTATTTCTGCCAAAGAAGGTGAAGAAATAATTGATTTATCTCCATACAATATTACGTTACAAAATGATTTTGCTATGGCATTGGAATTGGTTGAAGTATATGGAGATGTAGTTGATTTTCAAATAGGAAGTAGTGATTATGGCAAAGTATATTCTAGAGCTATTAACCAAAGTAAATGGAGACAGGTTTACGAATCCGGAGAGGCTTTTTCAATAGAAACTGTAGATCTTATATCGGAAAATGTTGGTATGAAAAGACAGCAACCGGATCATATTACTATTTATTGGGACACTTCACTTTCTATGCAAAATAGAAATTTGGATGAAGAGAAAACCTTGTTACAAGAATATTTATCATCGGTTGGTAATATAAAGGTAGACCTTATTCCTTTTTCAAATCATTTACAAAAAAAGCAAACATTTAAGATAATAGAAGGAAGGAGTGAGAAGATTTTATCAGCTATAGAAAGTTTATCATATAATGGTGCAAGCAATTTTTCAGAACTCTTTTTAAATGAGAAATCTACCGATATGTATTTTGTTTTTACAGATGGATTAGCAACATATGGGGAGCATGAATTTAACTATACTACACCAATTTTTTTCGTAAATAGTAAACAAGAAGGAGATCATATCACATTACAGCGAACAGGTAGGTATAGTAATGGTTTTTATATTCATTTATCAAAAAATAGTATCTCTGATGCTCTTAGACATTTGCAGTTTCATACAAAAGATACGTTTGTCTATGATGAGAAATGGAATACAGTAGAGCTTATTTCGAGTAAAGTTTTTGAGAATGAAAACCCAGTTCAGGGATGTACAGTTCGTGTAAAAGGGAGCTTTGTAGAAACAGAAACCAATGCGAACGGCGAATTTAGTATTGATGCAGAACAAGATG
This genomic interval carries:
- a CDS encoding carboxypeptidase-like regulatory domain-containing protein translates to MNLHKLLFFFSLILLPITLSAQYNIRVDAYVIDQFSNKPIPYTNVGFIDQGVGTVTKKDGSFSLFYDELSIKKTGIIKFSKIGYQTLTLSAGEFYNLLTKNNKISLKPNPKSLEGKEKKLSGKYQINTIGCNTDQFNHKLSWNNNQPLGSEIASLIKLGQKNVQIDKVRFNILKNASDSILVRVNIYNERLGKPNKNVLNKNIYHTISAKEGEEIIDLSPYNITLQNDFAMALELVEVYGDVVDFQIGSSDYGKVYSRAINQSKWRQVYESGEAFSIETVDLISENVGMKRQQPDHITIYWDTSLSMQNRNLDEEKTLLQEYLSSVGNIKVDLIPFSNHLQKKQTFKIIEGRSEKILSAIESLSYNGASNFSELFLNEKSTDMYFVFTDGLATYGEHEFNYTTPIFFVNSKQEGDHITLQRTGRYSNGFYIHLSKNSISDALRHLQFHTKDTFVYDEKWNTVELISSKVFENENPVQGCTVRVKGSFVETETNANGEFSIDAEQDDVLVFEHFGMKTREMSVEDTKKSIVELTARYDKLDQVDISSKSDKNKVTKKRKRLINATKTLTNDEFPESAIFLSDLIRGRFPGVSVNGTGDLARYTVRGPNSLGQNRGARPSLGPGAQFIPGVDPLFIVDGIPFRQPPNFIQPFQIKSISLIAGLQGSIIYGTDGAGGVIIIETKVGSLDFYKKQQDTLLVKGNDYNESVLLLDISHNRPEYLSELWNSTSYEEALASYYKLKEEYAFKVPFYIYTSEYFMRWDKKFSEEVLSNLAEVGNDNYKAIRSLAFKLEEMQQIDKALWFYEKLIILKPGYAQSYLDLARVYTENKKYTKALDMYEEMLANKHDRAEFDGVSKQLISQFRNFLNNHRSEIVYEDIPKDYLKVHSVPARIVFDWNDPKASFELQFVNPNNKYFKWSHNYQDQPKELLKELEQGIVSKEFVLDKTFKGQWTVNIKCLNENISEMNPVFMKYTIYHNYGLPEERKEVKFIKLYNQQEKVSLDKFEI